CAGCACTGGCCGCGCTGGAAGTCTCTCGCAGCGCGCCTGAAAGCCGGCGTGGCGTTGCTTGCCGAAGATTCCGGTGGCAGTTCCTTCGACGAATCCTGTTCCCTGCCCTGGCTGCGTTTGGCACAAGCCTATCCGCAGGCGGCGATTCCGCTGGCGTGCCTGGCGACCACTGTCGAGCTGGGTGGTGTGGGCGATACCCGTGTCGACCAGGCGCAGGCCAACGCTGAAGCCATCCTCGGCTTCCTCGCCGAACAGGGATTGATCGCCGGTGATTGGCCGGCGCCCCCGGGCGAATGCTGCGAAGGCATGCCCTTCGAAGGCACCGAATACCTCTACGCACCCCATGCCGGCGTGGTGAGTTTCCTGCGCAGGGCAGGGGAGTGGGTGGAGAAGGGCGACGCGCTGTTCGAGGTGGTCGACCCGCTGAACGACAAGGTCAGCACCGTTAGCGCCGGTACTTCCGGCGTGCTGTTCGCCATCGAGCGTGGGCGCTACGCCCAGCCGGGACTTTGGCTGGCCAAGGTGGCCGGGCGTGAGCCGTTCCGCAAGGGCCGGCTGATCAACGACTGAATTCGAGA
The Pseudomonas triclosanedens DNA segment above includes these coding regions:
- a CDS encoding succinylglutamate desuccinylase/aspartoacylase family protein, translating into MERIDHLLPWGSLGSERRLSVFRYGKGARKVYIQSSLHADELPGMRTAWELKQRLADLEARGQLNCIVELVPVANPIGLGQTLQASHLGRFEFGSGKNFNRDFVELSALVAERVGEKLGTDEAANVELIRQAMRDGLDALPPAPSELQGMQRILLRHACDAEVVLDLHCDFDAAIHVYAIPQHWPRWKSLAARLKAGVALLAEDSGGSSFDESCSLPWLRLAQAYPQAAIPLACLATTVELGGVGDTRVDQAQANAEAILGFLAEQGLIAGDWPAPPGECCEGMPFEGTEYLYAPHAGVVSFLRRAGEWVEKGDALFEVVDPLNDKVSTVSAGTSGVLFAIERGRYAQPGLWLAKVAGREPFRKGRLIND